CGGCCCCAGGCCGGTGAGGTCCAGGTGCCGAAACCACGGGTGCCTGGCCCGCTCCGCGAGCACCAGGAACACCCGCACCACCCGCTGCAGCCGGCAGGCCCGCAGCAGCTCCGCGAGCCGCCTTGGGCGGAGGTCAACCAAGCCCTCGATGAGGTGCCGCAGCGTCTCGGCGTCCACTGCTTCGGGGAAACGGAGCACCGCCTCGAGGATCGCCCGCTCGGCCGACGACACCGCGAGGTCGAAGCCCTCCACCGCGAGCGTCTCCACCCCCGCCGCGTCTGCGTCGGTCCCGCCCGCGGGCAGGCTGGAACTCCGCACGACCTCCAGGCTCGCCGCCGCATGCAGGCGGCCAAGCCACGCCGGCACCCCCACACCCGGTGGCCCGAAGAGCGTCACGCCTCCCGCCGCGCCCTCGCCGAGCGTCAGCGTGTGCGTCCGCCCACGGAGCATCAACGCCGCCACCGACCCGATGTGCACGGGGAGGTGCAGCTGCCGCTGCAGTACCTGCACCACCCCAGGCCACCGAACCTCCTGCCCCGGCCGCACGAACAGCCCGCGGTCGACGCGCTCCAGCCACCCGGAGCGGGCATAGTGCTGCTGCAGGTCCGCGGAAATGCCCAGCGACCGCAGGTGGCTCGCCGCCAGCGGCTCTCCGCGGGCCCCAGCCTGCTGGAGCAGTTGGAGATGGGTTGCTTCTCGCGTAGCCACGCTACGAAAGTAACATCAATTTGCAACTCACCCGTGTTCTGGCATAGCCGCCTCGTCGCTCGATGCCGAGGCGGCCGGAGTCGCCGGCCACTTTCTGCTCGTTTCCCTCTGCGGCATCGAAACCCACTCGCGCGAAATCCCTGCCGGCGGCGGACTCGTCGGCTATCGCTTCGAGCGGGCGCGGCGT
This genomic interval from Phycisphaera mikurensis NBRC 102666 contains the following:
- a CDS encoding type IV toxin-antitoxin system AbiEi family antitoxin, producing the protein MATREATHLQLLQQAGARGEPLAASHLRSLGISADLQQHYARSGWLERVDRGLFVRPGQEVRWPGVVQVLQRQLHLPVHIGSVAALMLRGRTHTLTLGEGAAGGVTLFGPPGVGVPAWLGRLHAAASLEVVRSSSLPAGGTDADAAGVETLAVEGFDLAVSSAERAILEAVLRFPEAVDAETLRHLIEGLVDLRPRRLAELLRACRLQRVVRVFLVLAERARHPWFRHLDLTGLGPGPGKVQVAGGGVYVPAQRVSVPAKLLGEDQP